In one window of Microbacterium sp. PM5 DNA:
- a CDS encoding toll/interleukin-1 receptor domain-containing protein encodes MTAPAADGPDFFVSYTSKDQEWAEWIAWQLERVGYSTVIQAWDFRPGTNFVLEMDRAAGTAKRTLVVLSPNFMASRFTQPEWAAAFAKDPTGINRTILPVLVAPTETGGLLDQIVHINLLNLSTEDAAAALIAGVEPGRSKPATEPRFPGSDRSTAPQPRSRNLDWAPAVKALSSVARAEALPHGWSRSGPSTVEITLVPAEVQSLPVSQLEAVALEMVAVGRDSGLFTHGGAVDHAHTAEVAHARSQRDRSGDEAGLLVTRSGQRSAWITLPHDTLGSVLDPQHIQPRLASLLRTLTTIDLPLAERYGFTARVDPLIAVIVGDSAVVGGRNSASMGMLRSAVFPLTISDTVRGDAIASSADELAGELIARIVAAMR; translated from the coding sequence ATGACCGCTCCCGCCGCCGACGGACCCGACTTCTTCGTCAGCTACACCTCCAAGGACCAGGAGTGGGCGGAGTGGATCGCATGGCAGCTGGAACGCGTCGGGTACAGCACGGTCATTCAGGCTTGGGACTTCCGCCCGGGCACGAACTTCGTCCTGGAAATGGACCGCGCTGCCGGCACGGCAAAGCGCACCCTCGTCGTTCTGTCGCCGAACTTCATGGCCAGCAGGTTCACGCAGCCCGAGTGGGCCGCGGCATTCGCGAAGGATCCGACGGGGATCAACCGGACGATCCTCCCTGTACTCGTGGCGCCGACGGAGACAGGCGGCCTCCTCGACCAGATCGTTCACATCAACCTCCTCAACCTGTCGACAGAGGATGCCGCAGCCGCCCTGATTGCCGGGGTCGAACCGGGCCGCAGTAAGCCCGCGACTGAGCCGCGGTTTCCGGGTTCGGATCGGAGCACAGCGCCTCAGCCGCGCTCCCGGAACCTGGACTGGGCACCAGCCGTCAAGGCTCTCAGCTCGGTAGCTCGGGCTGAGGCGTTGCCGCACGGTTGGTCGCGGTCCGGCCCATCAACTGTCGAGATCACGCTCGTCCCGGCCGAGGTGCAGTCCCTCCCCGTAAGTCAGCTGGAGGCAGTAGCGCTCGAGATGGTGGCCGTCGGGCGCGACAGCGGACTGTTCACGCATGGCGGCGCGGTCGACCACGCCCACACCGCCGAAGTCGCCCACGCCAGGAGTCAGCGAGACCGGAGTGGCGATGAGGCTGGCCTTCTCGTCACCCGGTCGGGACAGCGCAGCGCGTGGATCACCCTGCCTCACGACACCCTCGGGAGTGTCCTGGACCCGCAGCACATCCAGCCGCGTCTGGCGAGCCTGCTCCGGACGCTCACCACCATCGACCTGCCGCTTGCCGAGCGCTATGGGTTCACGGCTCGGGTGGATCCGCTGATTGCGGTGATAGTCGGCGACTCGGCGGTTGTGGGCGGCCGCAACTCCGCGTCGATGGGAATGCTCCGCTCGGCGGTGTTCCCGTTGACGATCTCAGACACGGTGCGCGGAGACGCCATCGCCAGCAGCGCCGACGAACTCGCCGGCGAGTTGATCGCGCGAATCGTGGCTGCGATGCGGTGA
- a CDS encoding TraR/DksA C4-type zinc finger protein encodes MTDPVDRLRARAAELDALWARLDADEASVLSDRADATADDEHDPEGSTLSGEWQRIDALRRSVQDERAEVAAALSRVEAGTYGTCVVCGGPIAAGRLEARPMATTCIACAA; translated from the coding sequence ATGACCGACCCGGTCGACCGGCTTCGCGCCCGCGCGGCGGAGCTCGACGCGTTGTGGGCCCGGCTGGACGCCGACGAGGCGTCGGTGCTCTCCGACCGTGCCGACGCGACGGCCGACGACGAGCACGATCCGGAAGGGTCGACCCTCTCCGGCGAGTGGCAGCGCATCGACGCACTGCGTCGTTCGGTGCAGGACGAGCGGGCCGAGGTCGCGGCCGCGCTTTCCCGCGTGGAGGCCGGCACGTACGGAACCTGCGTCGTCTGCGGCGGGCCCATCGCCGCGGGCCGGCTCGAGGCACGGCCGATGGCCACGACCTGCATCGCTTGCGCCGCCTGA
- the purL gene encoding phosphoribosylformylglycinamidine synthase subunit PurL, with protein sequence MSTPASDSKVADTVENAVQTPEKEQPYAALGLKSDEYAQIKEILGRRPTSGELAMYSVMWSEHCSYKSSKIYLRRFGQKVSEEMKARLMVGMGQNAGVVDVGEGWAVTFKVESHNHPSYIEPFQGAATGVGGIVRDIISMGARPVAVMDQLRFGAIDNPDTARVVHGVVSGISFYANCLGLPNIGGETVFDAVYQGNPLVNALAVGVMRHEDIKLANATGAGNKVVLFGARTGGDGIGGASILASDTFADGGPTKRPAVQVGDPFAEKVLIECCLELYRDELVEAIQDLGAAGISCATSELAANGGSGMRVDLENVLLRDPTLTPEEILMSESQERMMAIVAPEKLDAFLAVTGKWDVETSVLGEVTGDGRLQIFWHGEQIVDVDPSTVAVDGPVYERPVAYPTWIDALRDDSASALPRTDDAETLKAQFLDLLGSPNLADTSWVTNQYDYYVMGNTALSFPDDAGMIRVDEESGLGFAIATDCNGRFCQLDPYAGAQLALAEAYRNVAVTGAVPTAVTDCLNFGSPENPEVMWQFGQAVDGLADACLELGVPVTGGNVSFYNQTGDTPIFPTPVVGVLGIIDDVARRIPSGWQDAGENIYLLGVTATELSGSAWAETVHGHLGGRPPAVDLAQEKRLAELIHAASQQELVSSAHDLSSGGLAQALAEAVTRFGVGARVWLREIMERDGVDAATALFSESTGRVIVSVPREEDVKFRGLCEGRGYPVLRIGVTDAATDAAENALEVQDVFTLTVSELRARSQATLPAAFGPTVVEPVG encoded by the coding sequence GTGAGCACCCCCGCATCCGACAGCAAGGTCGCAGACACTGTCGAGAACGCCGTCCAGACGCCGGAGAAGGAGCAGCCGTACGCGGCACTCGGACTCAAGAGCGACGAGTACGCGCAGATCAAGGAGATCCTCGGCCGCCGTCCCACCAGCGGCGAGCTGGCGATGTACTCGGTGATGTGGAGCGAGCACTGCTCCTACAAGTCGTCGAAGATCTATCTGCGCCGCTTCGGCCAGAAGGTCTCGGAGGAGATGAAGGCCCGCCTCATGGTCGGCATGGGCCAGAATGCGGGCGTCGTGGACGTCGGCGAGGGCTGGGCTGTCACGTTCAAGGTCGAGAGCCACAACCACCCCAGCTACATCGAGCCCTTCCAGGGCGCGGCGACCGGCGTGGGCGGCATCGTCCGCGACATCATCTCGATGGGTGCGCGCCCGGTGGCCGTCATGGACCAGCTGCGCTTCGGCGCCATCGACAACCCCGACACCGCCCGCGTCGTGCACGGCGTCGTCAGCGGCATCAGCTTCTACGCGAACTGCCTGGGCCTGCCGAACATCGGCGGCGAGACGGTGTTCGACGCCGTCTACCAGGGCAACCCGCTGGTGAACGCCCTCGCGGTCGGCGTCATGCGCCACGAAGACATCAAGCTCGCCAACGCCACCGGCGCCGGCAACAAGGTCGTGCTCTTCGGAGCGCGTACCGGCGGCGACGGCATCGGCGGCGCGTCGATCCTCGCCTCCGACACCTTCGCCGACGGCGGCCCCACGAAGCGTCCCGCGGTGCAGGTGGGCGACCCGTTCGCCGAGAAGGTGCTCATCGAGTGCTGCTTGGAGCTCTACCGCGACGAACTCGTCGAGGCGATCCAGGACCTCGGCGCCGCGGGCATCTCCTGCGCGACGAGCGAGCTGGCCGCCAACGGCGGCTCGGGCATGCGCGTCGACCTCGAGAACGTGCTGCTGCGCGACCCCACGCTCACGCCGGAGGAGATCCTCATGAGCGAGAGCCAGGAGCGCATGATGGCGATCGTCGCGCCCGAGAAGCTCGACGCGTTCCTCGCCGTCACCGGCAAGTGGGATGTCGAGACGAGCGTCCTCGGCGAGGTGACCGGCGACGGCCGGCTGCAGATCTTCTGGCACGGCGAGCAGATCGTCGACGTCGACCCCTCGACCGTGGCCGTCGACGGCCCCGTCTACGAGCGCCCCGTCGCCTACCCGACATGGATCGACGCCCTGCGCGACGACTCGGCATCGGCCCTGCCCCGTACCGATGACGCCGAGACGCTGAAGGCGCAGTTCCTCGACCTGCTCGGCAGCCCGAACCTCGCCGACACCAGCTGGGTGACCAACCAGTACGACTACTACGTCATGGGAAACACCGCCCTCAGCTTCCCCGACGACGCCGGCATGATCCGCGTCGACGAGGAGAGCGGCCTCGGCTTCGCCATCGCCACCGACTGCAACGGGCGCTTCTGCCAGCTCGACCCCTACGCGGGCGCGCAGCTGGCCCTCGCCGAGGCGTACCGTAACGTCGCCGTCACGGGTGCGGTGCCCACCGCCGTCACCGACTGCCTCAACTTCGGCAGCCCGGAGAACCCCGAGGTCATGTGGCAGTTCGGTCAGGCCGTCGACGGTCTCGCCGACGCGTGCCTCGAGCTGGGCGTGCCGGTCACCGGCGGCAACGTCAGCTTCTACAACCAGACCGGCGACACCCCGATCTTCCCGACGCCGGTCGTCGGCGTTCTGGGCATCATCGACGACGTCGCCCGTCGCATTCCGAGCGGCTGGCAGGATGCCGGCGAGAACATCTACCTGCTGGGCGTCACGGCCACCGAGCTGAGCGGCTCGGCGTGGGCAGAGACCGTGCACGGCCACCTCGGCGGACGCCCGCCGGCGGTCGACCTCGCCCAGGAGAAGCGTCTCGCGGAGCTCATCCACGCGGCATCCCAGCAGGAGCTGGTCTCCAGCGCCCACGACCTCTCGTCGGGCGGGCTCGCCCAGGCCCTGGCCGAGGCGGTGACGCGCTTCGGCGTCGGCGCCCGCGTCTGGCTGCGAGAGATCATGGAGCGCGACGGTGTGGATGCCGCAACCGCCCTGTTCAGCGAGTCCACCGGCCGCGTCATCGTCTCGGTGCCGCGCGAGGAGGACGTGAAGTTCCGCGGGCTGTGCGAGGGTCGGGGCTACCCCGTGCTGCGCATCGGCGTCACCGACGCGGCAACGGACGCGGCCGAGAACGCCCTGGAGGTGCAGGACGTGTTCACCCTGACCGTCTCCGAGCTGCGCGCGCGGTCGCAGGCGACACTGCCGGCCGCGTTCGGGCCGACGGTGGTCGAGCCCGTAGGCTGA
- a CDS encoding VOC family protein: protein MTGLTPYLSFDGTARDALEFYRGVFGGELVLATFGEFGRDDGPADRIAHGMLQGVVELFASDAASGEPTLELRGILFSLLGTAEPAVLEEWFAALADGGDVLDPLALRPWGDHDGQVRDRFGVTWLIGYQG, encoded by the coding sequence ATGACCGGACTCACTCCGTACCTCTCCTTCGACGGCACCGCACGCGACGCCCTCGAGTTCTACCGCGGGGTGTTCGGCGGCGAGCTCGTCCTCGCGACGTTCGGCGAGTTCGGGCGCGACGACGGGCCCGCCGACCGCATCGCGCACGGCATGCTGCAGGGGGTCGTCGAGCTCTTCGCCTCGGATGCCGCGAGCGGGGAGCCGACACTCGAACTCCGCGGCATCCTGTTCTCCCTGCTGGGCACCGCCGAGCCGGCCGTCTTGGAGGAGTGGTTCGCGGCGCTCGCCGACGGGGGCGATGTGCTCGACCCGCTCGCGTTGCGACCCTGGGGTGACCACGACGGTCAGGTGCGCGACCGGTTCGGGGTGACCTGGCTCATCGGCTACCAAGGATGA
- a CDS encoding helix-turn-helix domain-containing protein — MVVQTELSDDETDRLFHALAAATRRDILRRTIVDEQSVSALAADYDMSFAAVQKHVAVLEAAGLVIKRAEGRERLVRADPRMIARARALLARYEDLWRSRIDRLDALLAEPHDPRPTQGD, encoded by the coding sequence ATGGTTGTACAAACTGAGTTGAGCGACGATGAGACCGACCGGCTGTTCCACGCCCTGGCGGCGGCGACGCGGCGCGACATCCTGCGCCGCACGATCGTCGACGAGCAGTCGGTCTCGGCGCTCGCCGCGGACTACGACATGTCGTTCGCCGCGGTGCAGAAGCACGTGGCCGTGCTGGAAGCGGCCGGCCTCGTCATCAAGCGCGCCGAGGGACGCGAGCGCCTCGTGCGCGCCGATCCGCGCATGATCGCGCGTGCCCGAGCGCTGCTCGCCCGCTACGAAGACCTCTGGCGCTCGCGGATCGACCGCCTCGACGCTCTGCTCGCTGAACCCCACGATCCCCGTCCCACGCAAGGAGACTGA